A window from Podospora bellae-mahoneyi strain CBS 112042 chromosome 1 map unlocalized CBS112042p_1, whole genome shotgun sequence encodes these proteins:
- a CDS encoding uncharacterized protein (EggNog:ENOG503P2XT), which produces MWNTVSHILTSILPPVLPIRPRPDSAPTPADGTTAQDSTTGKMDAEGVYKPSITDVIVVKAMLVKGLQIPVEIADNIIELAEYWPHVTAEVTWGDERPNQVWSGESRENQFLLRTPPLGFPDWGTATTSYTKTTHPKPPGEGYPTSSFQKLAKSPVTLLAQPCRRIVFIIRSKDQGWGGEYHNQNTYNGSWTWFEAGLERWCKGQIPDPPQPCESHEDPVQKPVRDDDDNDDDKQPSMNLEDLATVIPEVVVDPQSNEFKFNHPLLPRENVKIQCNKLTKREYITHVVEWNHDDDVDPEDEVAAKKLHDVGRGEQTGNGEFVRNMRIGDVVTVWGKTRFGGWINNISSVKVEVYWSV; this is translated from the exons ATGTGGAACACGGTCAGTCATATATTGACCAGCATACTTCCTCCCGTACTGCCCATCCGGCCTCGTCCAGACTCTGCACCAACTCCAGCCGACGGGACGACTGCACAAGACTCTACCACAGGCAAGATGGACGCCGAAGGGGTGTACAAACCCAGCATCACCGACGTTATTGTCGTCAAGGCCATGCTGGTCAAAGGCCTCCAGATCCCTGTAGAGATCGCCGACAACATTATTGAGCTCGCCGAGTACTGGCCGCACGTCACTGCCGAGGTCACATGGGGAGACGAACGCCCAAATCAAGTATGGAGCGGCGAGAGCAGAGAGAACCAGTTCTTG CTCCGCACACCACCCCTAGGCTTCCCAGACTGGGGAACCGCCACAACAAGCTACACCAAAACGACCCACCCCAAGCCCCCTGGTGAAGGATACCCCACCTCGAGCTTCCAAAAGCTAGCCAAATCCCCAGTCACTCTCCTCGCCCAGCCATGCCGCCgcatcgtcttcatcataCGATCCAAAGATCAGGGTTGGGGCGGCGAGTACCACAATCAGAACACCTACAACGGCTCCTGGACATGGTTCGAAGCCGGGCTGGAAAGGTGGTGTAAAGGCCAGATACCTGATCCCCCACAGCCATGTGAATCCCATGAAGACCCAGTTCAGAAACCGGTGAGAGATGatgacgacaacgacgatgaTAAGCAACCGTCAATGAACCTCGAGGATCTGGCCACCGTGATTcccgaggtggtggttgacccGCAAAGTAATGAGTTCAAGTTCAACCATCCGCTGCTTCCACGGGAGAACGTCAAGATTCAGTGCAACAAGTTGACGAAGAGGGAATACATCACGCATGTGGTGGAGTGGAATCACGATGATGACGTGGATCCTGAGGACGAGGTGGCGGCGAAAAAGCTACATgatgttgggaggggagagcaGACGGGGAATGGGGAGTTTGTGAGGAACATGAGGattggggatgtggtgacTGTTTGGGGGAAGACGAGGTTCGGGGGCTGGATTAATAACATCTCGtcggtgaaggtggaggttTATTGGTCGGTGTAG